In Mustela lutreola isolate mMusLut2 chromosome 1, mMusLut2.pri, whole genome shotgun sequence, one genomic interval encodes:
- the LOC131810096 gene encoding olfactory receptor 8I2 — translation MTGNNLTEVTFFILSGFANHPELQVSLFLMFLFIYLFTILGNVGLIMLIRIDSQLHTPMYFFLSNLAFIDIFYSSTVTPKALVNFQSQQKTISFVACFVQMYFFVGLVCSECFLLGSMAYDRYIAICNPLLYSMIMSQKVCNWLGVLPYAIGFTNSLVSVCVISSLAFCDSSINHFFCDTTALLALSCADAFSTEMVIFVLAGITLLSSLLLITVTYTAIILAILRIQSAAGRQKAFSTCASHLLGVTIFYGSLIFTYLQPDNTSSLTQAQVASVFYTIVIPMLNPLIYSLRNKDVKNALLRVIHRKLLS, via the coding sequence ATGACTGGGAACAATCTCACTGAGGTGACCTTCTTCATCCTTTCTGGATTTGCAAATCACCCTGAACTGCAAGTCAGTCTTTTCTTaatgtttctctttatttatctgttcactATTTTGGGAAACGTTGGGCTCATCATGTTAATCAGAATAGACTCTCAACTTCACACCCCAATGTACTTTTTCCTTAGCAACTTAGCATTCATTGACATATTTTATTCCTCCACTGTAACACCCAAGGCACTGGTAAATTTCCAGTCCCAACAGAAAACCATCTCTTTTGTTGCCTGCTTTGTTCAAATGTACTTTTTTGTGGGGTTGGTGTGCAGTGAGTGTTTTCTTCTGGGAtcgatggcctatgaccgctacaTAGCAATCTGCAATCCCTTATTGTATTCAATGATTATGTCCCAGAAAGTGTGCAACTGGCTGGGAGTCCTGCCATATGCAATAGGCTTCACAAATTCTCTGGTATCAGTCTGTGTGATAAGCAGCTTGGCATTTTGTGATTCTAGCATCAATCATTTCTTCTGTGACACCACAGCTCTTTTGGCCCTGTCCTGTGCAGATGCCTTCAGCACAGAAATGGTCATCTTTGTTTTAGCTGGGATCACACTTCTCAGTTCCCTGCTCCTCATCACGGTCACCTACACTGCCATCATCTTAGCCATCCTGAGGATCCAATCTGCAGCAGGGAGACAGAAGGCCTTTTCCACCTGTGCATCCCACCTCCTGGGAGTAACTATCTTCTATGGGTCCCTGATCTTCACGTACTTGCAGCCTGATAACACGTCATCCTTGACCCAGGCACAGGTAGCATCTGTCTTCTATACCATTGTCATTCCAATGCTGAATCCACTAATCTACAGTCTAAGGAACAAAGATGTGAAAAATGCTCTCCTGAGAGTCATACACAGAAAACTTTTGTCATGA